DNA sequence from the bacterium genome:
TGCGCTTCGGGGCCTCCAGCTTCTCCTGCCAGACGGTGTAGCCGACGCCGAGCCGGGGCACGCCGCGGATGCTCAACTTCTGGATGGCGTCGTACGTCACGTCGCCGGCGGCGAACCCGTAGAAGGCATCCGTGAAGTCGTACTCCTCGCGCAGGGCGCCGAAGGCGCGGTCCTCGATGGTGGTGGTGTTCTCGCCCTGCTTCTTCTGCGTCGAGTAGCGGTAGTCGCCGCCGATCGAGAAGCGGGTGGGCGCGTTGACGCGGGTGGTGTGGAGCCCGAGCAGGAAGCCGAACGTGTCGGTCGTCGCCTGCTGCAGGTTGAGGCCGAAGTCGGCGCTGCCGTCCCAGTAGCGCCAGGCGCTGCGCAGCTCGTCCTGCCAGGTCAACCCGTCGGGGCCGATCGGCAGCGCCGAGTGGATGTCGGCGGTCGGGATGGCGGTGGCGGTGGCGGCGGCGCCGCCGACCAGCAGTTTGTCGTCGCTGATCCCCTGCAGCGGCGCGTCGGCCTCCAGGCCGTCGCCGTAGAGCACCTGGAAGGGGCCGTCGGTCTTCACGTCCTCGACGTTCTCCCACGCGATCGCCAACGATCCTTTGCCATACTCCGGCTCCAGGGTCAGGCCGGCACTGGTGAACCCGGTGATCGTCCCGGTCAGCACCGTGCCCTTCGACGTCACCTGGTCGGCGAGCGCCGCGCTCGCCAACAACAGGATCGCCGCCGCGAGCGTCGCGCTCGCCAGAGTCTCCCGTCTTCTCTCAGCTCCGCCTCCCGTCATGGGCCCCCCTCCGCTGATGTCCGCGGGATCTCCCGCCGGTCGCTGGTGCCGGGAAAATACAGAGCAAGGCGGATTCGACAAGGGTCGCGGGCACGGTTTTTCGCGCCCGCGACCGGCGCCGTGGTGGCTCGCCGGACACGGCGCTCGCCCGCCACCTCGGCCGCCGCGGGGCAGCGCGCGGCGATCGGGTGCTTCGGCCGCCCCGGGCGTGTGCTAACAGTCCGTTGAAAAACAGGCGGCGTAGCGAGGGCGAGGGATTGTGCGCCAGATCGAGGCGCCGAACCGGAGGCAAACCGGTCGGTTCTGTCGAGGATTCGGCAACGAAGAGCTGGCGCACAAGACCTGCCCGCAGTAGCCGACCTGTTCTTCAACGGGCTGCTACGGCGCCCGCGAGGGAGTGCCCATGGATTCCACCGCCTTGCCGATCGCCAGGGGCGACGAGGTCATCGAGCTGCTGCCGCGCATGGCCAATCGACACGGGTTGATCGCGGGTGCGACCGGCACCGGCAAGACCGTCACCCTGCGGGTGCTCGCCGAGCAGTTCAGCCGCATCGGCGTGCCGGTCTTCCTGGCCGACGTGAAGGGCGACCTGTCGGGGATGGCGCGGCCGGGCGGCGACAACCCCAGGGTGGTCGAGCGCGCCGCCCAGCTCGGCGTCGCGCTCGCGCCGGCGGCCTGTCCGGTGACGTTCTGGGACCTGCGCGGCGAACAGGGGCTGCCGGTGCGCGCCACGGTCAGCGAGATGGGGCCGCTCCTGGTGGCGCGCCTGCTCGGGCTCAACGACACCCAGGCGGGCGTGCTGGCGATCGTCTTCAAGGTCGCCGACGACCGCGGCCTGCTGCTCCTCGATCTCAAGGATCTCCGCGCCATGGTGCAGGAGGTCGGCAACCGCGCCGCCGAGCTGCGCAGCGCCTACGGCAACGTCTCGACCGCCAGCATCGGCGCCATCCAACGCGGCCTGCTGGGGCTCGAGCAGCAGGGCGGCGAGCGCTTCTTCGGCGAGCCGGCGCTCGATCTCGACGACCTGCTGCGGACACGGGACGGCGCCGGGGTGGTGAACATCCTGGTCGCCGACTCCCTGATGCAGACGCCGGCCCTCTATTCCACCTTCCTCCTGTGGCTGCTGGCCGAGCTGTTCGAGCGGCTGCCGGAGGTCGGCGATCCGGAGAAACCGACGCTGGTGTTCTTCTTCGACGAAGCGCACCTCCTCTTCGACGACACGCCGAAGGCGCTGATCGACGAGGTCGAGCGCGTCGTCCGCCTCGTCCGCTCCAAGGGCGTCGGCGTCTACTTCTGCAGCCAGAGCCCGCTCGACCTGCCCGACGCGGTGCTGGGCCAGCTCGGCCACCGCATCCAGCACGCCCTGCGCGCCTTCACGCCCAGGGACCAGAAGGCGGTGAAGACCGCCGCCGATACCTTCCGCGCCAATCCGCGACTGCAGACGGCGACCGCGATCACCGAGCTCGCCGTCGGCGAGGCGCTGGTCTCGGTGCTCGACGCCCAGGGCGCGCCATCAGTGGTCGAGCGCGCCCTCATCTACCCGCCGCGCAGCCAACTGGCGCCGCTGACGGCGGCCGAGCGCGCCGCGCTGGTGCGCGACTCGCCGCTGCGCCAGCGCTACGAGCAGACGATCGACCGCGAGTCGGCCTTCGAGCGCCTGAGCCAACGCGCCGAGCGCGCCGCCGGCACGCCGCCCGGCGGCGGCCGCGGCGGCGCCGCGCCCCAGGACCCGCTGACCAAGGCGGCGATCTCGATCGGCACCAGCGTCATCCGCAGCATGGGCACGCAGGCGGGTCGCTCGCTGGTCCGCGGGGTCCTGGGCGCGCTGTTCGGCGGCCGCCGGCGGTGAGCCGGCGGCGCCGCCCTTTCCGGCTTGTGCAACCGAACGACTCGGCTAGACGTGAACGCGGCGACCCGGCGGCCACCGGCCTGGCGCCCGACGAAGCGATGGCGAAGCCCCTGCGCGTACTGCTGATCGAGGACAGCGAGGCCGACGCCGAGCTGCTGCTGCGCGAGCTGCGGCGCGGCGGCTACGAGACCGCGTGGCGCCGGGTCGACACCGCCACCGATCTCGCCGACGCGCTGCGCGACGGGCCGTGGGACGTCATCACCTGCGACTACGTCATGCCCCGGTTCAGCGCCCTGGCGGCGATGAAGATGATCCGCGCCTCCGACCCCGAGCTGCCGGTGATCATCGTCTCCGGGCAGGTCGGCGAGGAGGTCGCGGTCAGCGCCATGAAGGCCGGGGCGCAGGACTACGTCAGCAAGCACCGCATGGTGCGCCTGGTGCCGGCGATCGAGCGCGAGCTGGCCGACGCCCGCGAACGGCGGCGGGTCGCGACGACCCTGAAGGAATCGGACGCCCGCTACCGCGAGCTGGTCGAATCGCTGCACGACGTGGTGTTCGAGATCGGCGCGGACGAGCGCATCACCTACCTCAGCCCCTCGATCGTGCCGCTCGCCGGCTCCCCGCCCGAGGCCTACCTCGGGCGTCCGTTCCGCGACTTCATCTACCCCGACGATCTGCCGGCCGTGCTGCGGAGCCTGCAGCGGACGCTCGCCGGCCAGCGCGACCCGCAGACCTATCGCATCCTCGACGCCGCCGGCGGCGTGCACTGGGTGCGCTCGTCCACCCGCCCGGTGCTCGACGAGGCCGGCGGCTTGCGGGCGCTGCGCGGCGTGCTCACCGACGTCACCGAGCAGGTCGAGGCCGAGCAGGCCTATCAGACGATCGTCGAGCACTCGCAGCAGGGGCTGGCGGTGGTGCAGGACGACCGCATCGTGCTCGCAAACCCCGCCCTGGCGGCGCTCACCGGCTACTCGGCGGATGAGTTGCGCGGCGGCTCGCTCCTGGCGCTGACCGCGGCGCTCGTCCATCCCGAGGATCACCAGCGCATGGCGGCGGCGGCGCGCCTCTACCTCGAGGGCCGGGCGCGCGCCGGCGGCTTCGAATTCCGCATCCGCCGCCGCGACGGCCAGACGCGGCACGTCATCACCACCCACACCGACGTGCAGTACCGCGGCCGGCCGGCGCGCCTGGTGGTGTACATCGACGTCAGCGAGCGCGCCCAGGCGGAGGAGGCGTATCGGACCATCTTCGAGCGCTCGGTGAACGGCCTGGCGGTGATTGCGGGCGACCGCATCCAGCTCGCCAACCCGGCGATGGCGGCGATCACCGGCCGCTCGCTGGAGGAGCTGACGAGCACGCCCTTGCAGCAGCTCATCGACCTGATCGTGCACCCCGACGATCGCGAGGAGCAGCGGCAGGCCGTCCGCCGCTATGCCGACGGCCATCGCGACGACGGCGCGCTCGCCTACCGCATCCGTCGCCCCGACGGCAACGTGCGCCACATCGTCGCCCTGCGCACCGACTTCCCGTATCGCGGCGAACCGGCCCGGCTGCTCACCTACGTCGACGACACCGAACGCTGGCAGGCGGAGGAGGCCTACCGGACGATCTTCGAGGGCGCGATCCACGGCATGTTGCTGATCCAGGGCAATCGGATCGTGATGGCCAATCCGGCCGTCGACGCGATGCTCGGCGCCGGTGGGCGCGCCGTGCTCGAGCGGCCGCTGAGCGAGATCATCGAGCAGCTCGTCCATCCCGACGAGTTGGAGACGATCCACCTCTACATCGAGCGCTGGCGCGCCACCGGCCAGGTGCCGCGCCGAGCGGCGCTGCGCGTCCACCGCCTCGACGGCACCGAGGGCCACCTGTTCCTGCAGACGGCGACCGTCAGCCACCGCGGCGCCCCCGCGGCGCTGGTGGCGGTGGCCGACCTCACGGACCGCTGGCGCGCCGAGGAGGCCTACCGCGCCGTCTTCGAGCGTTCGCTCGAGGCGCTGCTGGTGGTGAGCGGCGACCACGTGCTGATGGCCAACCAGGCGGCGGCCGAGCTGAGCGGCTACCCGATCGACGAGCTCACCGGCATGCCGACCGCGGCGCTGCTGGAGCGCCTCGTCCATCCCGACGATCGGGAACCGATGCGCGAGGAGCTGGCGACCTACCTCGCCTCCGGCGCGGCGCGCACCCGGCGCTTCGAGTTCCGGCTGCGGCGGCGCGACGGCGAGGAGCGGCGGGTGCTCAACTCCTGCGCGCCGATGACCTTCGCCGGGCGGCCGGCGGTGCTGATCGGGCACATCGACATCACCGAGCGCTGGCGGGCGGAGGCCGCGCTGCGCGAGCTGAACGCGGTGCTCGAAGCGCGCGTGGACGAGCGCACCGCGGCGCTGGAATCGACGGCGCGCGAGCTCGAGGCGTTCACCTATTCGGCTTCGCACGACCTGCGCGCGCCGCTGCGGGTGATCGACGGCTTCTGCCAGGCGCTGGTCGAGGACTACGGCGACACCCTGCCCGAGGACGCCCTGGCGCTGCTGCGGCGCGTCGTCGGCGCCGCCGCCAACATGCGCCAGCTCCTCGACCAACTGCTCGTGCTGTCGCGCGTCGCCCGCGGCGAGCTGCGGCGCGAGCCGGTCGATCTGAGCGCCCTGGCGCGCGAGGTCGCCGCCGCGCTGGCGCGCGACGACACGGACGGGCGGATCGACGTCGCGGTCGAGGAGGGGCTGCGCGGCGAGGGCGATGCGGCGCTGCTGCGCGCCGTGCTCGACAACCTGCTCGGCAACGCGGTGAAGTTCTCGCGCCCCCGCCCGCGCGCCGCCATCGCCGTCGGCGCCCGCCGCGATGGCGACCGGGTGGTGTTCTTCGTCCGCGACAACGGCGTCGGCTTCGACCCGGCCTATGCCGACCGCCTCTTCCGTCCGTTCCAGCGCCTGCACGCCGCCAGTGAGTTCAGCGGCCACGGCATCGGCCTGGCGACCGTCGCCCGCATCATCACCCGGCACGGCGGCCGGGTGTGGGCCGAGAGCGCCGCCGACGGCGGCGCGACCTTCTACTTCACCCTCGGCTGACGGCGCGGCCCGAAGGCATCATACAGGGGTGCCAGCGCCTGGTGCCGGGCGGCTGGCGGGACATCGCGGTGGCGGATTAGAAGGAGCCGATGGCCGCCGAGATCGATGCCCTGGTCGCCGCCGCGGCGCAGCGGCCGCTGCCGGTGTACCTGATCATCGGCGAGCCCTTCGCGACCGAGCCGGTGGCGCGGGCGCTCATCGACGCGCTGGTGCCGCCGGACAAGCGCAGCTTCAGCCTCGAGCAGTACGACGGCCGCTCGGCGCCGATCGGCCCGATCCTCGACAGCCTGCGCATGCCGAGCCTGTTCGGCGGCACCAAACTGATCTGGGTGCGCGAGCCGACCCTGTTCCTCTCCGGCGAGAAGCGCGCCGACGTCGCCGAGGCGCTGTTCGCCGCGGTCGAGGAGGAGCGGCCGCTCGAGGCCGCCGAGAAGCTGCTGGTGCTGGCGGCGCTCGCCGGCTGGACGCAGGCGGAGCTCGCCGCCGCCGACTGGAGCGCCATGAGCGGCAGCGAGCAGAGCGCGCTGTTCGGCCGCCGCCTGGACGCCGGCGAGGCGGCGGTGCTGGACGGACTGCGGGCCCTCTGCGCCGAGCGCGGCCTGACGGTGAGCGCCTTCCGCGACGAGAGCGGCCAGCTCGAGCTGTATCTCGCCAGCCCCTCGCCGCAGACCGTGCTGCTGTTCACCGCCAGCGCCGCCGACCGGCGCAAGCGGGTGGTGAAGACCATCCAGCAGGGCGGCGCGGTGCTCGAGCTGGCGGTGCAGCGCGAGCGCTCGGGGGCGCTCAGCGCCGAGAGCGTCGACGCGCTGATCGCCGGCGTCGTCGGCGGCGCCGGCAAGCGGCTCACTCCCGGCGCCCGCCAACTGCTCGTGCGCCGCGCCGGCAGCCAGGCCGGCGTCCTCGCCGGCGAGCTCGAGAAGCTCTGTCTCTATGCCGGCGACGCGGCGACCATCGACGAGGCCGCGGTGCGCGAGAGCGTCCGCGACCTGGCGGAGTCGTGGGTCTTCGACTTCACCAAGGCGCTGGCGCAGCGGCAGGCGGGCGCCGCCGTCGCCCAGCTCCGCGCCCTGTTCGCCCAGGGCGAGCACCCGCTGCGCCTGCTGTCGCTGATCGCCCGCGAGCTGCGCCTGCTGCTGCTGGCCCGCGACTGTCTGCGCGGCTCGCTGGCCGGGAGCTGGACGCCGCGCACCACCTACAACACCTTCCGCGACCGCCTCCTCCCCACCCTGGACGAGGACGAGAAGGCGGCGCTCGGCGGCATCCACCCCTTCGTCCTCTACCAGTGCCTGCAGAACGCCGGCCGGGTGGGCGGCGCCCATCTGCGGCGCGCCATGCTCGCCCTGCAGGACCTCGACATCGCCTTCAAGAGCACGCCCACCGACCCGCGCATCCGCCTCGAGGCGTTCGTGCTCGATTTCTGCCGCACCTGAGCCGGCGCGGCCCCCGACGGACCAGAGCGTGGCGCGCGCGGCGTTCGCGGGCGGCGATCGACTCCCGCCCTCGGTGTTTCTTGATGGTCATTGGTGTGCATTAGTGCTTCCGTTTCCCCTGACCCGATGAACGGCACCCCGATCGCCGCCGAGTCCTGGTTCGAATCGCACGTCCTGCGCCCCTGGGTGCCGGCGACGCTGATCGTGCTGCCGCTGGCGCTGGTGCGCTTCCTCGCCCACCAGTGCATCCAGTGGGCGGCGGCGCTCGCCTACTACACGCTGATCGGCTTCGTGCCGCTGTCGGCGGCGATCTTCGCCCTGATCAAGCTCTTCGGCCTGCACCGGCAGCTCACGCCGTTCGTCGTCAGCACCGTCGGCGCCGGCTCGCCGGCGGTGGCGCGCGACGTCGTCGACTTCATCGACGCCACCAACCTGAAGGCGGTGGGCGTGCTGGCGGCCCTCGGCGCCGTGCTCGCCGTGATCGGCATCATGGGCAACGCCGAGCTGTGCTTCAATCAGATCTGGAACGTGCGCGGCCGCACCTGGCGGCGCAAGTTCCGTTCCTTCGTGCTGCTCTGCGTCGCGGCGCCGCTGCTGCTGCTGCTGGCGCTCACCCTCACCGCGATCCTCCAGCCGGGCCACGGGATCTACGACTTCCTCGAGACCTGGCGGCTCGGCGTCGTCGTGCTGGTGTTCCTGCGCTGCCTGCCCTACGGCCTGCTGTGGCTGAGCTTCACCCTGCTCTTCACGCTGCTGCCCAACACCGAGGTGCGCACCCGCTCCGCGGTCTTCGGCGCCGTGGTCGCCGGCACGCTGTGGCAGTTCGCGCAGTGGGGCTACGTCCTCTTCGTCATCCGCCTGGTGCGCTACAGCGCGGTCTACGGCGCCCTGTGGCAGTTGCCGATCCTGCTCGCCTGGATCTACGTCGCCTGGGGCATCATCCTCTTCGGCGGCGAGGTCTCGCGCGCCCACCAGGAGGTGACGGTGCGCCGGCTCACCTGGCGTGAGGCGGCACGATCAGCACCGGACATGGGGCGTGATGAATCAGTGCCTGGGTGACGCTCTCGTGCAGGAGGTCGGTCGGTTGGTGGTGCGTGTGGCGATCGGTCACGGCGGTGACGATGATGTCGGCGTTGCGCTCCCTGGCGAGCGCGATCGCCGACTCCGCCGGGGCGCCGAACCTGGCGACCAGCTCGACGTCCGGGTAGTCGCCCGCCAGTCGCTGGCGCAGCGCGGCGAGCTGCTCCAGCGCCCGCTCGCGCCCTTCTGACAGCGTCAGGTGCGTCGGCCCGTGCGGGTCGTGCGACAGCAGCTCGCCGCTCGCCACGTGGACCAGGTGGGCGAGGACGAGCGTGGCCTTCGTCGCGCGCGCCAGGCGCACCGCGTGCACTGCGGCGTGTTCCGCCTCGGGGGAGAAATCCGTGCAACAGAGGATGACGCCCAACGTGTCCGACATGCTCGACCTCCTTCGCCCCTCGGCCATTGCGCGTCCGCCGCGGTGGCGTCAACCGGACGGGAGAAAAAGCCGCGCGCACCGATCGCCGCCGAGGTCGCGGATGCGCGGCACGATGCCGTCGCGCGCGACGCCCTCGACGCGGCGCCACCAGCCGCGGTGGCGGAGCTGCGGATCGGCGGCGAGATCGGCCGGCGTCGCCACCACCGCGGCAGCCACGCCGGCCTCCTGCAGGCGCGCCACCAGCGCCTCGGCCGGCTGCGCGCCGGCCGCCGCCAGGAGCGCCGTCGGATCGGCGCGCTGGCCGGCATCGTCCGGCGGCGCCACCGCGCACCAGCGCTCCCCGTCGTCCGCGTCCGCGCAGCGCACGATCAGGCCCGCGGTCGGCGGCCGCGCGCCGGCGCGCGCCGCCGCCAGGACGGGCGCCAGCAGGAGGCCGAGGACGTCGCGCTGGGTGAGCGCCAGGCGCGCCGCGCCGCCGCGCCACAGCGCGGCGGTGATGGCGACGGCCGCCGCCCAGGCGGTCGCCGTGTCGGCCCAGGCGAATCCCGGGCCCGCCGGCCGGCCGTCGCCGTCGCGCATGGCGTCGACCAGGCCCGACATCGCCTGCAGCGTCGGGCCGAAGGCCGCCCAGTCGGCGCGCCCGTCGCCGGGCGGGAAGCCGGTCAGGTGGACGATCACCAGGCGCGGGTTGAGCGCGTGCAGCGCCGCGTCGTCGAGGCCGAGGTTGGGCAGCACGCGGCGGCTGAAGTTGTCGACCACGACGTCGGCGTCGCGCAGCAGGGCGCGCAGCGCCGCCAGGCCCTCGGCGGCGCGCAGGTCGAGGGACAGCCGCCGCTTGCCGCGCTGCAGATTGATCGCGCTGGTGCCGGCGGGCGGCGGCGCGTCGGGGCGCTCGACGCGGATCACCTCGGCGCCGCAGTCGGCGAGGATGCGCGTCGCCAGCGGCCCGGCGACCACCCAGGTGAGGTCGATGACCCGCGCCCCGGCCAGCGGGCGCGGCGGCCCTGGCGCGATCGCCGCCCCGGCGGACAACAGCGACGGGCCGGGCGGCTCGCCCAGCTCGCGCGCGAAGCGGGCCCAGCTCCACACCGGGGCGAACGGCAGGCGGCGCAGTTGCGCCTGCTCGACCAGCGCGTCGACCTCGTAGGTCGCGGCCCAGGCGTCGAGCACGTCGAAGACGTGCGCGGCGTGGCGGCAGCGCTCGTCGACGTCGTCCCAGCGCGGCGCGGCGAGGTCGGCGGCGGCGCCGTCGGCGCGCAGCCACTCGCGCAGCGCCGTCCAGTCGCCGACGTGCGAGAGCAGCGCCTCGCCATCGCGGCAGCGGCCGACGCGAAAGGTGCCGCTCCAGTGCAGCGACCCGCGCCGCCGCCCGAGGTCGCGGCGGTCGAACCATTCGCCGGCGAGATGCTCGAGCGACGCCGTCGCGCTCTCCTGCAGGCTGACGTCGACCAGCCGCCCGCGGCCGTCGCGCTGCCGAGCCTGCAGCGCGATCAGCGCCCCCAGGGTCGCGTGCAGGCCGGCGACGCGGGTCGCCGGCTCGCCGGGCAGCGGCAGCGGCGGCGTCCCCGGACTGCCGTTGGGCCACACCATGCCGCCCGCCGCCTGCGCCACCAGCTCGCCGCCCGCCCACTCGGCGCGCGGGCCGTCGAGCCCGAACGGCGTCACCACCACCCAGACGAGCCGCGGCCACTCGCCGGCGCGCCGCAGCCAGGCGCGATCGGCGCGTCCGCAGACGACGACGTCGGCGCGCGCCAGGGCGGCGGCGGCGAGCGGCGCCCGCGCGACCTCCGCGCCCAGCCCGCGCATCACCTCGACCGCGAAGCCGCCGAGCCGATCGGCGGCATCGAGCACGCGCACGCCGTTCATCGCGACGACTCCGCCTCGCGCGCCGCGCCGCCGCGGCGGTCCATGGCGGGCGCGTAGCCGGCGGCGCGCGCCGCGTCCTCGGTCGGGAAGTAGACGCGGTTGGCGGGCGCGATGTCGTCGTAGTGCGCCTGCCCCGGCAGGTGGTAGAGCCGCGAGCGCCGGTTGCCGATCACCGGGCCGGCGGGCGTCAGCCCCCACAGGCCGCGGCCGGCGCGCCGCGCCGCCGCCTCGTCGGCCAGGAACGCGTCGCGATAGCGGAAGGGGCCGCGCGCGTAGGCGCGGGCATAGCCCTGGCGCAACAGCTCGCGATTGAAGAAGGTGCCGTCGGCGAGAAAGACGTAGGCGAGCGTCCGCCCGTAGCGGTCGTGGCGGTCGCCGGCCTCGTAGGCGAGCTCCACCGATCGACCGCGCAGGCGGGCGCGGGTGAACGCCGCCGCCTCGCGCGCGTACGGCTGCGGCGGCGCGCCGCGGTCGGCGCGATCGCCGAGCTCGGGCGTGTCGACCCCGATCAGCCGGATGGTCAACCGCTCGCCGCGCATCAGGACGCGGATGGTGTCGCCGTCGACCACCGACTCGACCCGCGCCGTGTCGCGGGCCGCCGCCGGCCCAGCCAGCAGCAGCGCGACGAACAGGAGCACCGCCGCCGAACGCATACGGTCCGTTACCAGCTCGCGGCGCGGAAGACATCGCGACCGCGCCGCGGCAGGCGGGGAATTTCGTGTCGTCAACGCTTCCGTCCGTGCTATGGCTCGCAGGAGCGATCTTTTCCCGGGGGACGGACCATGTACAGGGATATCGGGCAGCGCCTGGTCTGGGCAGCCGTGGCGATGGCGATCATCTGCCAGCCCGCCGTCGGCCGCGCCTATTCGACCGGCATCGCCAGCACGGTCTTCGGGCCGAGCGGCTGCCCGGCCTGCCACACCGGCGGGGTGACGCCGACCGTCATCCTGAGCGGACCGACGACCGTGGCCCCCGGCAATACCGCCGACTACACGCTCACCATCTTCGGCACCGCCGCGCAGCCGGCCGGCGGCCTCAACGTCGCCGCCGACGACGGCACGCTCTCCACCGGCGGGCTCTTCGCCGGCGGGACGCAGACGGTGTCCGGCCTGGGCGGTCGACAGGAGATCACCCACAGCGCGCCCAAAGCGGGCGACCTGCTGCACATCATCGAGTTCAGCTTCCGCTGGACCGCGCCGCCCACGTTCGTCGGCACCGTCCACCTGCGCGGCTGGGGCAACGACGTCAACCTCAACGGCGCGCCCAGCGGCGACGCCGCGGCGCTGGCGACGCTGAGCATCGTCTCGTCCGCGCCCTCGCCGACGCCGACCGCGACGCCGACGCCGGCGCCGAATCTGTGCCTCGACGTCGCGCCGCTCGACCCGGCGCTGGTCGCCGACGACGGCCAGTCCTGCCAGAAGGCGATCGCCAAAGCTGGCGCCCTCTATGCCAAGCAGGGCCTGAAGGCGGCGCAGAGCTGCCTCAAGGCGCTGCAGGCGAGCGGCACC
Encoded proteins:
- a CDS encoding DUF481 domain-containing protein, with the protein product MTGGGAERRRETLASATLAAAILLLASAALADQVTSKGTVLTGTITGFTSAGLTLEPEYGKGSLAIAWENVEDVKTDGPFQVLYGDGLEADAPLQGISDDKLLVGGAAATATAIPTADIHSALPIGPDGLTWQDELRSAWRYWDGSADFGLNLQQATTDTFGFLLGLHTTRVNAPTRFSIGGDYRYSTQKKQGENTTTIEDRAFGALREEYDFTDAFYGFAAGDVTYDAIQKLSIRGVPRLGVGYTVWQEKLEAPKRNFLAVEAGGAWVYEGYFSGTGPVVNKTTGETRDHNDYFAVAFGAAAAYYFPYDISLGYRLDYLPAIDNFTTDYLLRNALELTAPLITPLSAKFSLLDEYNNNPAADAQRNSLYLAFGLSLGW
- a CDS encoding DUF853 family protein, encoding MDSTALPIARGDEVIELLPRMANRHGLIAGATGTGKTVTLRVLAEQFSRIGVPVFLADVKGDLSGMARPGGDNPRVVERAAQLGVALAPAACPVTFWDLRGEQGLPVRATVSEMGPLLVARLLGLNDTQAGVLAIVFKVADDRGLLLLDLKDLRAMVQEVGNRAAELRSAYGNVSTASIGAIQRGLLGLEQQGGERFFGEPALDLDDLLRTRDGAGVVNILVADSLMQTPALYSTFLLWLLAELFERLPEVGDPEKPTLVFFFDEAHLLFDDTPKALIDEVERVVRLVRSKGVGVYFCSQSPLDLPDAVLGQLGHRIQHALRAFTPRDQKAVKTAADTFRANPRLQTATAITELAVGEALVSVLDAQGAPSVVERALIYPPRSQLAPLTAAERAALVRDSPLRQRYEQTIDRESAFERLSQRAERAAGTPPGGGRGGAAPQDPLTKAAISIGTSVIRSMGTQAGRSLVRGVLGALFGGRRR
- a CDS encoding PAS domain S-box protein, giving the protein MAKPLRVLLIEDSEADAELLLRELRRGGYETAWRRVDTATDLADALRDGPWDVITCDYVMPRFSALAAMKMIRASDPELPVIIVSGQVGEEVAVSAMKAGAQDYVSKHRMVRLVPAIERELADARERRRVATTLKESDARYRELVESLHDVVFEIGADERITYLSPSIVPLAGSPPEAYLGRPFRDFIYPDDLPAVLRSLQRTLAGQRDPQTYRILDAAGGVHWVRSSTRPVLDEAGGLRALRGVLTDVTEQVEAEQAYQTIVEHSQQGLAVVQDDRIVLANPALAALTGYSADELRGGSLLALTAALVHPEDHQRMAAAARLYLEGRARAGGFEFRIRRRDGQTRHVITTHTDVQYRGRPARLVVYIDVSERAQAEEAYRTIFERSVNGLAVIAGDRIQLANPAMAAITGRSLEELTSTPLQQLIDLIVHPDDREEQRQAVRRYADGHRDDGALAYRIRRPDGNVRHIVALRTDFPYRGEPARLLTYVDDTERWQAEEAYRTIFEGAIHGMLLIQGNRIVMANPAVDAMLGAGGRAVLERPLSEIIEQLVHPDELETIHLYIERWRATGQVPRRAALRVHRLDGTEGHLFLQTATVSHRGAPAALVAVADLTDRWRAEEAYRAVFERSLEALLVVSGDHVLMANQAAAELSGYPIDELTGMPTAALLERLVHPDDREPMREELATYLASGAARTRRFEFRLRRRDGEERRVLNSCAPMTFAGRPAVLIGHIDITERWRAEAALRELNAVLEARVDERTAALESTARELEAFTYSASHDLRAPLRVIDGFCQALVEDYGDTLPEDALALLRRVVGAAANMRQLLDQLLVLSRVARGELRREPVDLSALAREVAAALARDDTDGRIDVAVEEGLRGEGDAALLRAVLDNLLGNAVKFSRPRPRAAIAVGARRDGDRVVFFVRDNGVGFDPAYADRLFRPFQRLHAASEFSGHGIGLATVARIITRHGGRVWAESAADGGATFYFTLG
- the holA gene encoding DNA polymerase III subunit delta, which encodes MAAEIDALVAAAAQRPLPVYLIIGEPFATEPVARALIDALVPPDKRSFSLEQYDGRSAPIGPILDSLRMPSLFGGTKLIWVREPTLFLSGEKRADVAEALFAAVEEERPLEAAEKLLVLAALAGWTQAELAAADWSAMSGSEQSALFGRRLDAGEAAVLDGLRALCAERGLTVSAFRDESGQLELYLASPSPQTVLLFTASAADRRKRVVKTIQQGGAVLELAVQRERSGALSAESVDALIAGVVGGAGKRLTPGARQLLVRRAGSQAGVLAGELEKLCLYAGDAATIDEAAVRESVRDLAESWVFDFTKALAQRQAGAAVAQLRALFAQGEHPLRLLSLIARELRLLLLARDCLRGSLAGSWTPRTTYNTFRDRLLPTLDEDEKAALGGIHPFVLYQCLQNAGRVGGAHLRRAMLALQDLDIAFKSTPTDPRIRLEAFVLDFCRT
- a CDS encoding YihY/virulence factor BrkB family protein: MNGTPIAAESWFESHVLRPWVPATLIVLPLALVRFLAHQCIQWAAALAYYTLIGFVPLSAAIFALIKLFGLHRQLTPFVVSTVGAGSPAVARDVVDFIDATNLKAVGVLAALGAVLAVIGIMGNAELCFNQIWNVRGRTWRRKFRSFVLLCVAAPLLLLLALTLTAILQPGHGIYDFLETWRLGVVVLVFLRCLPYGLLWLSFTLLFTLLPNTEVRTRSAVFGAVVAGTLWQFAQWGYVLFVIRLVRYSAVYGALWQLPILLAWIYVAWGIILFGGEVSRAHQEVTVRRLTWREAARSAPDMGRDESVPG
- a CDS encoding universal stress protein, whose protein sequence is MSDTLGVILCCTDFSPEAEHAAVHAVRLARATKATLVLAHLVHVASGELLSHDPHGPTHLTLSEGRERALEQLAALRQRLAGDYPDVELVARFGAPAESAIALARERNADIIVTAVTDRHTHHQPTDLLHESVTQALIHHAPCPVLIVPPHAR
- a CDS encoding CoA transferase, which gives rise to MNGVRVLDAADRLGGFAVEVMRGLGAEVARAPLAAAALARADVVVCGRADRAWLRRAGEWPRLVWVVVTPFGLDGPRAEWAGGELVAQAAGGMVWPNGSPGTPPLPLPGEPATRVAGLHATLGALIALQARQRDGRGRLVDVSLQESATASLEHLAGEWFDRRDLGRRRGSLHWSGTFRVGRCRDGEALLSHVGDWTALREWLRADGAAADLAAPRWDDVDERCRHAAHVFDVLDAWAATYEVDALVEQAQLRRLPFAPVWSWARFARELGEPPGPSLLSAGAAIAPGPPRPLAGARVIDLTWVVAGPLATRILADCGAEVIRVERPDAPPPAGTSAINLQRGKRRLSLDLRAAEGLAALRALLRDADVVVDNFSRRVLPNLGLDDAALHALNPRLVIVHLTGFPPGDGRADWAAFGPTLQAMSGLVDAMRDGDGRPAGPGFAWADTATAWAAAVAITAALWRGGAARLALTQRDVLGLLLAPVLAAARAGARPPTAGLIVRCADADDGERWCAVAPPDDAGQRADPTALLAAAGAQPAEALVARLQEAGVAAAVVATPADLAADPQLRHRGWWRRVEGVARDGIVPRIRDLGGDRCARLFLPSG
- a CDS encoding thermonuclease family protein — its product is MRSAAVLLFVALLLAGPAAARDTARVESVVDGDTIRVLMRGERLTIRLIGVDTPELGDRADRGAPPQPYAREAAAFTRARLRGRSVELAYEAGDRHDRYGRTLAYVFLADGTFFNRELLRQGYARAYARGPFRYRDAFLADEAAARRAGRGLWGLTPAGPVIGNRRSRLYHLPGQAHYDDIAPANRVYFPTEDAARAAGYAPAMDRRGGAAREAESSR